In Sphingomonas crocodyli, a genomic segment contains:
- the fliS gene encoding flagellar export chaperone FliS, with translation MLMSGYPGAARGRYQVVDVESRIESASPHKLIAILFDELIKAIEIMQAAQGVGNRAKMIDKQQRAANILLALETSLDFRTGGDLAITLAQVYREGRRLVQQGGRENKPELVEEARSMLAEIASAWDQIG, from the coding sequence CGGTGCCGCCCGTGGCCGTTATCAGGTTGTCGATGTCGAAAGCCGCATCGAGAGCGCGTCGCCGCACAAGCTGATCGCGATCCTGTTCGACGAACTGATCAAGGCGATCGAGATCATGCAGGCCGCGCAGGGCGTCGGCAATCGCGCCAAGATGATCGACAAGCAGCAGCGTGCCGCGAACATCCTGCTCGCGCTCGAAACCAGCCTCGATTTCCGCACCGGCGGCGATCTGGCGATCACGCTGGCGCAGGTCTATCGCGAAGGCCGTCGCCTCGTTCAGCAGGGCGGCCGCGAGAACAAGCCCGAACTGGTCGAGGAAGCCCGCTCGATGCTCGCCGAAATCGCCAGCGCCTGGGATCAGATCGGCTGA